AGGGCGGAGAGGGGCAGAGTTCAAATTAAGGCATTCCCCCAAAAGCCAGCCGAAGCCCAGGCACCAACTTACTGTTCCCATCTCAGGCAGCTCCAGAGTGGGAAGCTCTACCTGGAGCGCTGTCCACAGCGGGAAGTAAAGAGTacggggagggttggggatttagctcagtggtagagcacttgcctagcaagtgcgaggccctgggttcagtccccagctccgaaaaaaaaggaaaaaaaaaaaaaagagtacggGGAACTGGGTATGGGATACGACGTGGGCAAAGTGGGAGCTGCACCCAACACCCCGTAGAAGAACCGGATTTCCAAAGCTGACCCTCGGCCCACGGAGTGGGAGGAGGCCGAAGCAGCTTGGAGATGCAAGGCTGAGAGACCCACGCAGCACACGCTGTTGAATGTGTGACTTTTcgtttttaatagaaaaaataaacaaaatcacaaTGATGAAGCCCAGAGGGAGGGGGGCCGGGGTGTCACAGGGCAGGCTCCTGCTCCATGGGCTCCTCGGCTGGCCTGTGGGGACAGGGAGAGCACAGGGAGAGCACTGAGTAGAGAGCATTCCCTTCAGccaggggagaggggtgggaggggagatgcTTACCGGGGGCTGTGCTCTTGAGTGGCGGCAGCCTGGGCCTGCTCAGCCCCCATGGAAAGCAGGGCCATGGCGCTCACAGTCTCGGCCTCCTCTTTCTCACCCGTCTGAGCCTCCCGCAGCGAGCAGCCCAGACCAGTGGCAAACCTCTGTACACAGCTCCAGTGTTTGCCTACGCAAGAGGGACAGGCGGGTTCAGGAAGAGCAGACATAGCCTGCTCCCATAAGCTCTGCCCCCTGGGCAGGTTGAGGTATgagcccctctgcccctccccacgcACTCTGGATCTCGATGACTTTCTCTAGTGTGGCAACTGCATTGACGCTGGGCTTTTGCTGCAAGACTGCTTCATCCAAGGGCTGCAgctggcagagaaagaagagcaggCTTAGAGTGGATGAGGAGCGATGCTTAGCTCTCCGACCAGCCCTACTCAGCCCAACATTCCTGTGCTGGCCAACTACTCTCAGACCTAGGCAAACCCTTGGGGCCGCTTGATCCTGGGAAGTAGATGTCCCTGCTGACCCATCAGTCTCCACCCGCTGTcccacctctctgtctcccacTCACCTCCACGCTGAGCAGAGCCGAGACACAGGCCTCAGAAGCATCACAGATGGCGGTCAAGTCATGACCTCCCTCCAGGGCCAGCACCACCCGGCCCCCTGCCAGTGTCATGAGCTGCCTGGTCAAGTGGCCAAAACCTTTGCACAGGAGTAAAGAAAGAAGGATGAATAGTAAATTgtatcaaagagaaagaaagaagaaacaagcaaacatcaAAAAATGAGACGAACAGCACAAAAGCTGACAGTGTTGTTGAGCAACGCGCCTACAATGGAGGTGATATGTCAGTGAGCTTAATGGAGAACAGGCTAATGTGGAATGTGTCTGGATCCTCTAAGAGCGTCTCAGGAAGGTCAAGGCCAGAGAGCTCCAGTGGAAGACACTTTGTTGCTGCTCCACTTCTGCCTGGGGCCCACACACAGGGCTGGCAGAGGGGTGGGCAGACTTTGCAAGATGGCGCCAAGCCTTGCTCCCTGTAGTGCCAACTTTTTCCCTGTCCCGTGTACCTCAGTGTTCCACACCCTCCCAGATCCCCAGTAGGCTCACATCTGGCGGTGACAGAATAGCCACCCAGCGGagacagatgtccttcaacagcaTCAAACCCAGCGGAGACTAGGACGACGTCGGGTGAGAACTCGTGGGCAATGGGCATCACCACTGTCCTGTAAAAGGATGGCCCAAGCTGATGCCAGCAGAGGCTAGGCGGAGCCTCGCCACGCTCTGTTCTCCATGGAGGCCATACCCCTCCAACCACCCCAACTGAGTGTCTGCTGCCCCTGCCAGCTCAGGGCCCCACCCGGCCTTTGGCCCTTCTCAGTCCCCACCTGAAGGCTGTCAGGTATTCCACATCTCCAATGGGGGGATCCACACCTCCTGTCCACGCCACATTTACGTTGTACCCCACACCTGGCCCTCCACCAACCTGGCAATAAGGTAGGAGAGGTTGCTATCACTGCCTGGCGACCCCAAACACTGCCCCCACCCTTGCCTCCAAGGTTTCACTCCCTTGACCTCTGCTTTGCCCAGTTGGCAGTCAAACCTGTGTGGCCCTGCCACTGGGAGCCCTCCGAGGCCACGGGGACCAGCACCACGAACAGATTTCTGTGGTTTCCTGCCAGGTCCTAGCCTGTTATGTCCCAGAAGGACTCGAAAGGAGGCCTAGGAACCGTACCTCTTCAGGAGCCCCGGAGCCTGGAAAGAAGTTCCCATTGTCGTAGCGATGCAAAGAGATGTAGAGCACGGAGGGGTCATCGTAAAATGCTTGCTGGGTGCCATTGCCGTGGTGAATGTCCTGATGAGGGGAAAGAGGACGGTGCTTTGGGCAACAGTCTAAGCTCGAATCCAAAGCTTAGCATGCcagtgttccccacccaccctaccatTAGGTCTGAAGACGAGCCCACCAGTGGCTCCGGGGCTGTGACACTGAGTCCAGGCTCTACAGCCATGGGATGAATATGGTTTATCTCCCTGCAGAACCCATTCCACTGAAGTGCAAGGGAAACTCAGGCTGGTAAGAAATTTAACACAGGCAAATAAATTCTAAAGCAGGATCCAACATTGACATGAATTTGCTTtattttcgagacaggatctcactagaCAGTGCAGGCTAGCCTCGGACTCCTGAGTGACGCGGTTATAATGGTGCGTCACATCCGAATACACCAGTTTCTAATCCAAAAATTGAGTCTCAAGACTTCTACCCTCGCCGATCAACTGCGTAGTGATCCTTGGAGCCCACTAACCGGTGTGTGCACTCTCCCCACCACGATGGCAgaaggtgggggagcaccccaGCCTCAgggtggaggaagtgtgacatCGCAGCCAAGTAACCCAGTGTCTTCACTAAGAGAAATGGATGACTACTTTGCAGTACTAGGGGTGGCTAGAAGCAGCTCAGTGTCAGGTTCCTGGCATACAGTGACCCCTACGGGAAGGGCAGGGAGGAAAATGGATTCTGGTAATACTGGCAGCATCTCTGTCCCCACAGCTCATGGTAAGAAATTGCCTGGCTGTTGGAGGCTGCTAGTGGGAATACAGGGTAAATAAGGCTAGAAACTGGGGTCTCACAGAGAGGAGCCACCCTACTGGAATAAAGGACCCTCCTGATGATAAAGCAGGAAGGATATAAGGTTATCAATCTATGAGGCCAAGGACTAGGTCCTAGTGCCACCCAGAAGTGCGGTGGGCTGCCCAGAGGCAGGGCACTTCTGAAGGCCATCACTGCCACAGCTCTGCCCTTCCCTGCCCAGGCATCCCAGCCCACTTTCCTACCCAGTCCACGATGAGGACCTTGCCCACGCTCAGCTTCTGCTGCAGGAGTTTAGCTGTGATGGCTACGGAGTTGAAGAAGCAGAATCCCctgaggggtgtggggaggagaagagagcaggGAGTTCAACTTGAGTGATGTGAGGTTTGCTTCAAGTAATAGACGGGAAGGGCCGATGGCAGAGGGCCAGGGTCAGGGCAGAGTGGTACTCACATGGCTGTGGACTCCTCAGCATGATGTCCTGGGGGTCGGATGATGGCAAATCCATTCTGAAGTACAAGCGGAAAGACAGCAGTCAGGAAAGCCATGTGGCCAGGGACAGGATAGACAGACTCAGGGGAGAAGCACAAGCCAGACAGTGATGGGAAAAGAAATACACTTCTATAAACACCAGCTgcgtgagtacacacacacacacacacacacacacacacacacacacacacacacacacacacacacacacacccggcaAACAGCTGTCTCTTCCTGCAGATAAACACAGGAGTCTCTGGCATTAGTGCCTACTTGGTCTCCCGTGACCCTCACAACCATGGCTGACCCTGCAGTTTCTCCCCATCTTAGCACTCAAGACATAAAAGTTGCAAGGGACAGTGTCTCGCTGAAAGGAAGTCAATGCTGCCCCCAAACATCTGCTCCTGAAAACATCCGGACCCAGCCAAGGAGTCTGGAGGCCGTGGTGTATCCTTACCTTGAGCTCTCCTGCAGCCACCTTGAAGGCCAGCTCCACCAGGCAGCCCACTGCCATTCGCACGGCACTAGAGGAGTGCATCTCGTTCCACACAGTGTCACTGTCCACCTGCAGGGGCAGGAGATCGGGCTTCAGTGTGCCCTCtgcgggggggaggggaggaatgggagTGGGCaccagagagcaagccagcagccacggggatgggggaggaaggggcCAAGCCAGGAAAGCCACTTGCCCACTCCCATTCCCACATATCCAACTCACCCCAATGCCCCCACAAGGCAGCATGGCGTACATCTTCTGGCTGATGGGGCCTgcggggaagagagaaagaaatgctctgaAAGGTATCCCACTTGCTAGTTGGCATGGACTGCACGGTCTATGCCAGCTTAGAGCCTCTAGCTCCTGTTCTGGGGAGATGACCAACCTCTAGAAGCAAATTACAAACCAGCTACCACCGTCAGGTCCACCCTTATGCCTGATGCCCTACCGCACGGTGGTCAATCAGTATCTATGCTAACGGCACCCAGTAGGACCACTGCCTACTCTGGCTTGGTGGTCTTTAGGACAGTGCTATCACGCTGGGACTGAGGGCACATGTGGGACCATGTCCTGTAGCTTACCAAGCAGCTTCTTACTGTCCAGCTTCTGCCGGTTAAGGGGACTGGTCCCATAGAGCAGGGTGTGGTACTCAGAGTGTACGGTCTGGATTTCATCCAGTGTGGCTTTACGACCCCGGATCCGCTGCCAGAGGAGGTCGAGAGAGGCCAGAGAATGTTGACAAGGCTCAACTCTCTTGACAACTACAGTCCAATGCTCACAGAACCAACTTGCAGGAGAACTAAGGGATTTGGAGTAACTATGCCCTGGCCCTGGCAAGACCCTCCTCCCCTACTCCAGGACTCTTCCCCAGGTTAGCTGGGGACCAAGAGAAGCAGAAAACAAGGGATGGAACTAAGGAAGTCTCAGAACTGATGGGAAGGCTGGGGTGTGGGAGGGGCTTTGCCGGGAGGGGACTgctcagagggagggaggctgaagGTAGGGGGGTCCCTCACCTCACACTTGCTGAGCAGACCAGTTTCCTGCAGCCGGGACCAGATGCTCTGGATGCGGCCGGCGTGCtctgggtgcacatgtgtgtttccGCACATACACTGATGCTTCAGCATGAACGTGTCATAGACCACACCTGAGCCACAGACGCTTGTGTCAGCCAGGACTGTTCTGAACCCTAACCCACACCCTGGCTCTCCTAGCTACATACccaccctctttcctctcctcaatTCCTCTCTTTAAACACAGCCTGGCTGCCACTGGTCCcaatctctgacctctgcatccCCTCTACTGTCCCTAGGGTATGTTCCCTCTTTCCCCAACATGCTGGCACGTGGACTGTTCCCTACTGGCGAGATAAAGTCATCCTTAGCAAGTCTGCCCGGTCAGAACCCAGCATGTGCAACTTTTTGGGCAAAAGCCTTCCACATTCTACTGAAACCTACTGTCAACCttatgggggggggggcggatAGGAGGCTGGAAGAGCAAAAACTGAGACAATGGATTCTACCCAAGGCTCCAGGACTTGTGGGAAGACGTGCAAAAGCAAATGTCctaggtggggagtggggagtacAGAGAAGGCAGTGCTGCCCCAGGGAGCAGGAACAGGCTGCCCACCCTCCGGCTGGGAGAGAATCTGCTGCTGCTCCCTCCCATGAATAGCTGAGGTACACAGGGAGAGATGAAGACCCCTCTTCCCTCCGTGCAGTGTTGGTAAGGATCTGGGAGAAGAAAGCACGCCGTCTGGGCGTGGGGGTGGCTGTGGTAACCGTTAGCCCAAGTAGGTGCACGGGGAAGGACTGGATGAGCAGTGTTAGGCTTGCCTGTGGTGAAGAGGTGCTTCACCACAGTGGGTTGGTCTGTGGGgctcttcatgctcccaggagcagcaggtgagGACTGGGTGCGGCCCAGGGCCTGGTGAGGCACAGTGGCCAGGCTGAGGGGTGCCTGGTACACCTGGAGGGGCTGTAACTGCTGGGCATCTGCGAACAACTGCAAAGGAGTAGGAAGAGGCCTGTGTAAGGCTCAGTCTGGGTGGGGCTGAGTACAGGGCCCTTTCAGCCTCCAGAGGGCCCCAAGTTTCCTCCTTCCATCACTTCCTCCCACCTGCTCCCTCCAGGGACAGGAGCCGCTCCAGGCTTGCTATCTCCTACAGGGAAGATGGGGGATGTGATGAGTCACCCCAAATAGTAGCATTGAGGTAAGAGGCTTCGAGgggcgggggtgggtgggggcgggATGAGTCAGGCCTGAGGGCTTGGGGCTGTGTCCGCAATGAATGGAGCGCACCAGGCTCAAGGCGCACTGTAGTAACAGTGGgggcgtgtgtgtacacatgcacgcagAGACCAACGCACAACCAGCCACGCAGGCACaaacgcagacacacacagaccatgtgcacccaggcacacacaagcacagtcaCACGGTTAAAAGACCAGGGCAGTCACAAAGGGAGACTGACAGACAGGCCCAGCTCAGAGACCACACAggagcccctccctctccctcctggtctctccgtccctctttttctttagaaAGCTGCTCAAGGCCTGGCCACTACACCACTGGGGACCGACAATCAAGAGTGGAGATCAGAGAATGAGGAAAGACGGTAGGTAGGAGGTACCTTTTTGTAACCAGCACTGGACTCCTCCAAGTCTGCGCCCTCATCAGGACCACTCTCGCCATCCTCATCCTTGACCTGAATGcagtcctcctcgtcctcctcctcatcctcttcctcttctagatcttcctgggtgctctCGCTCTCTGTAGAACCTTCCCGGGGCATGGTCAgggccccctcccccagcaaggCCTCCTGCTGTTCCGTCAGCTCCTCCTCAGTCTCTTcagggtgggtggtgggctgcCTTGACAGCTCCCCAGTTTTGGTAAGGAtctgagagaagaaagcaggccGTCTGGGGATGGCCGTCTGGGGATGGCGTCGGCTGTGGCAACCTTTAGCCCAAGTAGGTCtactcccttctccccctctcccagccAGGATTCTAGGTGAAGTGGGAACCGCGAAGCTCCCTGCTTCCCAGGCGCCCCCATGTGTCTTGCCAGCCTGGGTCACTCCTGGGTAGGCCAGGAGTCGCAGCCTCTCTGGATGTACCTTGCCCAGCTgcatctgctgctgcttctgcttctctaggaactgctggtgctgctgctgcataACCAGCTGCTGCAGGGCCTGGGGACTCTGCGGCAGTGGCGAGGACTGAGTACGGCTCAGGGGTCGGTGCCTCGGGAGCTTGCCCACTGTCCTCATGCTGGTGGCCACACGTTCACCCGTCACCAGTGGGGACtgcccatggagtggcactatggaagcagagaaggggagtAAGCACTATTTGGGGGGGCGCCCTGTCCCCGAGGCtgaaccccattctctctcctccttataACCTAAACAGTGAGCTCAGAGCCACTGGCACCAGCAAGCCTCACCTTTCTATCTCTTTAGTTTGCCAGacacaggtggtcctgggctcacCACATGGGGACAATGACTAGTTCTCTCCCATTGCAACAAAATATCCCTGCCCACAGACTTTGCAGATCCTACCAGGCTGAGGAGTTCTAGGTCAAGGAAACCCTAAGCACGTTGGTCCTTAGCACGCTGGCCGGCGGTACTAAGGGCCAACTCCCTCATGCTGTCCACCATCATTGCCATGGACCATATGTGGTGGAGCCCTGGAAGCACAGCTTAAATTGGCATGTGCTACCAGCATGAAACATACATGGAATTCCAAAGCGCAGACACAGAAATGACAATATTTTGGATAGAcgttaaatatttattattagatTAATTCCAcacatttctttaagaaaaaaaaaaatgttgctgggTCGGTGGCACCTAGATTTAATCCCCGCAAActacaggtagatctctgagttacagtctagcctggtctatgcggtgagtttgaggtctgccagggctatataatgagactgtgtctcaaaaagaaaaaagagaaagaaagtgtgtgtgtgtgtgtgtgtgtgtgtgtgtgtgtgtgtgtgtgtggcgtctatgtgtgtacatatgtgttcatgtatgtgcgtGCAGCAgggcatatggaagtcagaggacagcctaggATGACAGTCCATGCCTGCTACCTCGTTTAACCCAGCATTTCTTACTGTTTTCTGTCATGTGTACCAGGCCAGCGGGCCTGGGAGCTTccaaggattctcctgtctctgcctctgcctcactgtgGGAGTCCTAGGAATACCAACTGGTGCAGCTGTGCCTGGCTTTATGTGAACacaggggatctgaactcaagtcccccCAACTGGTGTGGCAATCACTTGACCCAGTGAGCTGCCTTCTAAGCCCtctataaaaaattttaaatgtggcTATTAGAAAGTTCTAGGTC
The genomic region above belongs to Rattus rattus isolate New Zealand chromosome 9, Rrattus_CSIRO_v1, whole genome shotgun sequence and contains:
- the Hdac5 gene encoding histone deacetylase 5 isoform X1 codes for the protein MLLVPKAQGLVEMLQTIYETESCFSADGMSGREPSLEILPRTPLHSIPVAVEVKPVLPAAMPSSMGGGGGGSPSPVELRGALAGPMDPALREQQLQQELLVLKQQQQLQKQLLFAEFQKQHDHLTRQHEVQLQKHLKQQQEMLAAKRQQELEQQRQREQQRQEELEKQRLEQQLLILRNKEKSKESAIASTEVKLRLQEFLLSKSKEPTPGGLNHSLPQHPKCWGAHHASLDQSSPPQSGPPGTPPSYKLPLLGPYDSRDDFPLRKTASEPNLKVRSRLKQKVAERRSSPLLRRKDGTVISTFKKRAVEITGTGPGVSSVCNSAPGSGPSSPNSSHSTIAENGFTGSVPNIPTEMLPQHRALPLDSSPNQFSLYTSPSLPNISLGLQATVTVTNSHLTASPKLSTQQEAERQALQSLRQGSTLTGKFMSTSSIPGCLLGVALEGDTSPHGHASLLQHVLLLEQARQQSTLIAVPLHGQSPLVTGERVATSMRTVGKLPRHRPLSRTQSSPLPQSPQALQQLVMQQQHQQFLEKQKQQQMQLGKILTKTGELSRQPTTHPEETEEELTEQQEALLGEGALTMPREGSTESESTQEDLEEEEDEEEDEEDCIQVKDEDGESGPDEGADLEESSAGYKKLFADAQQLQPLQVYQAPLSLATVPHQALGRTQSSPAAPGSMKSPTDQPTVVKHLFTTGVVYDTFMLKHQCMCGNTHVHPEHAGRIQSIWSRLQETGLLSKCERIRGRKATLDEIQTVHSEYHTLLYGTSPLNRQKLDSKKLLGPISQKMYAMLPCGGIGVDSDTVWNEMHSSSAVRMAVGCLVELAFKVAAGELKNGFAIIRPPGHHAEESTAMGFCFFNSVAITAKLLQQKLSVGKVLIVDWDIHHGNGTQQAFYDDPSVLYISLHRYDNGNFFPGSGAPEEVGGGPGVGYNVNVAWTGGVDPPIGDVEYLTAFRTVVMPIAHEFSPDVVLVSAGFDAVEGHLSPLGGYSVTARCFGHLTRQLMTLAGGRVVLALEGGHDLTAICDASEACVSALLSVELQPLDEAVLQQKPSVNAVATLEKVIEIQSKHWSCVQRFATGLGCSLREAQTGEKEEAETVSAMALLSMGAEQAQAAATQEHSPR
- the Hdac5 gene encoding histone deacetylase 5 isoform X5, whose translation is MPSSMGGGGGGSPSPVELRGALAGPMDPALREQQLQQELLVLKQQQQLQKQLLFAEFQKQHDHLTRQHEVQLQKHLKQQQEMLAAKRQQELEQQRQREQQRQEELEKQRLEQQLLILRNKEKSKESAIASTEVKLRLQEFLLSKSKEPTPGGLNHSLPQHPKCWGAHHASLDQSSPPQSGPPGTPPSYKLPLLGPYDSRDDFPLRKTASEPNLKVRSRLKQKVAERRSSPLLRRKDGTVISTFKKRAVEITGTGPGVSSVCNSAPGSGPSSPNSSHSTIAENGFTGSVPNIPTEMLPQHRALPLDSSPNQFSLYTSPSLPNISLGLQATVTVTNSHLTASPKLSTQQEAERQALQSLRQGSTLTGKFMSTSSIPGCLLGVALEGDTSPHGHASLLQHVLLLEQARQQSTLIAVPLHGQSPLVTGERVATSMRTVGKLPRHRPLSRTQSSPLPQSPQALQQLVMQQQHQQFLEKQKQQQMQLGKILTKTGELSRQPTTHPEETEEELTEQQEALLGEGALTMPREGSTESESTQEDLEEEEDEEEDEEDCIQVKDEDGESGPDEGADLEESSAGYKKLFADAQQLQPLQVYQAPLSLATVPHQALGRTQSSPAAPGSMKSPTDQPTVVKHLFTTGVVYDTFMLKHQCMCGNTHVHPEHAGRIQSIWSRLQETGLLSKCERIRGRKATLDEIQTVHSEYHTLLYGTSPLNRQKLDSKKLLGPISQKMYAMLPCGGIGVDSDTVWNEMHSSSAVRMAVGCLVELAFKVAAGELKNGFAIIRPPGHHAEESTAMGFCFFNSVAITAKLLQQKLSVGKVLIVDWDIHHGNGTQQAFYDDPSVLYISLHRYDNGNFFPGSGAPEEVGGGPGVGYNVNVAWTGGVDPPIGDVEYLTAFRTVVMPIAHEFSPDVVLVSAGFDAVEGHLSPLGGYSVTARCFGHLTRQLMTLAGGRVVLALEGGHDLTAICDASEACVSALLSVELQPLDEAVLQQKPSVNAVATLEKVIEIQSKHWSCVQRFATGLGCSLREAQTGEKEEAETVSAMALLSMGAEQAQAAATQEHSPRPAEEPMEQEPAL
- the Hdac5 gene encoding histone deacetylase 5 isoform X4 — translated: MNSPNESVEVKPVLPAAMPSSMGGGGGGSPSPVELRGALAGPMDPALREQQLQQELLVLKQQQQLQKQLLFAEFQKQHDHLTRQHEVQLQKHLKQQQEMLAAKRQQELEQQRQREQQRQEELEKQRLEQQLLILRNKEKSKESAIASTEVKLRLQEFLLSKSKEPTPGGLNHSLPQHPKCWGAHHASLDQSSPPQSGPPGTPPSYKLPLLGPYDSRDDFPLRKTASEPNLKVRSRLKQKVAERRSSPLLRRKDGTVISTFKKRAVEITGTGPGVSSVCNSAPGSGPSSPNSSHSTIAENGFTGSVPNIPTEMLPQHRALPLDSSPNQFSLYTSPSLPNISLGLQATVTVTNSHLTASPKLSTQQEAERQALQSLRQGSTLTGKFMSTSSIPGCLLGVALEGDTSPHGHASLLQHVLLLEQARQQSTLIAVPLHGQSPLVTGERVATSMRTVGKLPRHRPLSRTQSSPLPQSPQALQQLVMQQQHQQFLEKQKQQQMQLGKILTKTGELSRQPTTHPEETEEELTEQQEALLGEGALTMPREGSTESESTQEDLEEEEDEEEDEEDCIQVKDEDGESGPDEGADLEESSAGYKKLFADAQQLQPLQVYQAPLSLATVPHQALGRTQSSPAAPGSMKSPTDQPTVVKHLFTTGVVYDTFMLKHQCMCGNTHVHPEHAGRIQSIWSRLQETGLLSKCERIRGRKATLDEIQTVHSEYHTLLYGTSPLNRQKLDSKKLLGPISQKMYAMLPCGGIGVDSDTVWNEMHSSSAVRMAVGCLVELAFKVAAGELKNGFAIIRPPGHHAEESTAMGFCFFNSVAITAKLLQQKLSVGKVLIVDWDIHHGNGTQQAFYDDPSVLYISLHRYDNGNFFPGSGAPEEVGGGPGVGYNVNVAWTGGVDPPIGDVEYLTAFRTVVMPIAHEFSPDVVLVSAGFDAVEGHLSPLGGYSVTARCFGHLTRQLMTLAGGRVVLALEGGHDLTAICDASEACVSALLSVELQPLDEAVLQQKPSVNAVATLEKVIEIQSKHWSCVQRFATGLGCSLREAQTGEKEEAETVSAMALLSMGAEQAQAAATQEHSPRPAEEPMEQEPAL
- the Hdac5 gene encoding histone deacetylase 5 isoform X3, with protein sequence MNSPNESDGMSGREPSLEILPRTPLHSIPVAVEVKPVLPAAMPSSMGGGGGGSPSPVELRGALAGPMDPALREQQLQQELLVLKQQQQLQKQLLFAEFQKQHDHLTRQHEVQLQKHLKQQQEMLAAKRQQELEQQRQREQQRQEELEKQRLEQQLLILRNKEKSKESAIASTEVKLRLQEFLLSKSKEPTPGGLNHSLPQHPKCWGAHHASLDQSSPPQSGPPGTPPSYKLPLLGPYDSRDDFPLRKTASEPNLKVRSRLKQKVAERRSSPLLRRKDGTVISTFKKRAVEITGTGPGVSSVCNSAPGSGPSSPNSSHSTIAENGFTGSVPNIPTEMLPQHRALPLDSSPNQFSLYTSPSLPNISLGLQATVTVTNSHLTASPKLSTQQEAERQALQSLRQGSTLTGKFMSTSSIPGCLLGVALEGDTSPHGHASLLQHVLLLEQARQQSTLIAVPLHGQSPLVTGERVATSMRTVGKLPRHRPLSRTQSSPLPQSPQALQQLVMQQQHQQFLEKQKQQQMQLGKILTKTGELSRQPTTHPEETEEELTEQQEALLGEGALTMPREGSTESESTQEDLEEEEDEEEDEEDCIQVKDEDGESGPDEGADLEESSAGYKKLFADAQQLQPLQVYQAPLSLATVPHQALGRTQSSPAAPGSMKSPTDQPTVVKHLFTTGVVYDTFMLKHQCMCGNTHVHPEHAGRIQSIWSRLQETGLLSKCERIRGRKATLDEIQTVHSEYHTLLYGTSPLNRQKLDSKKLLGPISQKMYAMLPCGGIGVDSDTVWNEMHSSSAVRMAVGCLVELAFKVAAGELKNGFAIIRPPGHHAEESTAMGFCFFNSVAITAKLLQQKLSVGKVLIVDWDIHHGNGTQQAFYDDPSVLYISLHRYDNGNFFPGSGAPEEVGGGPGVGYNVNVAWTGGVDPPIGDVEYLTAFRTVVMPIAHEFSPDVVLVSAGFDAVEGHLSPLGGYSVTARCFGHLTRQLMTLAGGRVVLALEGGHDLTAICDASEACVSALLSVELQPLDEAVLQQKPSVNAVATLEKVIEIQSKHWSCVQRFATGLGCSLREAQTGEKEEAETVSAMALLSMGAEQAQAAATQEHSPRPAEEPMEQEPAL
- the Hdac5 gene encoding histone deacetylase 5 isoform X2, whose amino-acid sequence is MNSPNESADGMSGREPSLEILPRTPLHSIPVAVEVKPVLPAAMPSSMGGGGGGSPSPVELRGALAGPMDPALREQQLQQELLVLKQQQQLQKQLLFAEFQKQHDHLTRQHEVQLQKHLKQQQEMLAAKRQQELEQQRQREQQRQEELEKQRLEQQLLILRNKEKSKESAIASTEVKLRLQEFLLSKSKEPTPGGLNHSLPQHPKCWGAHHASLDQSSPPQSGPPGTPPSYKLPLLGPYDSRDDFPLRKTASEPNLKVRSRLKQKVAERRSSPLLRRKDGTVISTFKKRAVEITGTGPGVSSVCNSAPGSGPSSPNSSHSTIAENGFTGSVPNIPTEMLPQHRALPLDSSPNQFSLYTSPSLPNISLGLQATVTVTNSHLTASPKLSTQQEAERQALQSLRQGSTLTGKFMSTSSIPGCLLGVALEGDTSPHGHASLLQHVLLLEQARQQSTLIAVPLHGQSPLVTGERVATSMRTVGKLPRHRPLSRTQSSPLPQSPQALQQLVMQQQHQQFLEKQKQQQMQLGKILTKTGELSRQPTTHPEETEEELTEQQEALLGEGALTMPREGSTESESTQEDLEEEEDEEEDEEDCIQVKDEDGESGPDEGADLEESSAGYKKLFADAQQLQPLQVYQAPLSLATVPHQALGRTQSSPAAPGSMKSPTDQPTVVKHLFTTGVVYDTFMLKHQCMCGNTHVHPEHAGRIQSIWSRLQETGLLSKCERIRGRKATLDEIQTVHSEYHTLLYGTSPLNRQKLDSKKLLGPISQKMYAMLPCGGIGVDSDTVWNEMHSSSAVRMAVGCLVELAFKVAAGELKNGFAIIRPPGHHAEESTAMGFCFFNSVAITAKLLQQKLSVGKVLIVDWDIHHGNGTQQAFYDDPSVLYISLHRYDNGNFFPGSGAPEEVGGGPGVGYNVNVAWTGGVDPPIGDVEYLTAFRTVVMPIAHEFSPDVVLVSAGFDAVEGHLSPLGGYSVTARCFGHLTRQLMTLAGGRVVLALEGGHDLTAICDASEACVSALLSVELQPLDEAVLQQKPSVNAVATLEKVIEIQSKHWSCVQRFATGLGCSLREAQTGEKEEAETVSAMALLSMGAEQAQAAATQEHSPRPAEEPMEQEPAL